The sequence below is a genomic window from Nostoc flagelliforme CCNUN1.
CCATGTACATGACTGCGATTCGAGCATTGCAGGTATTAGTGCTGACTATCATTATGTGTACAATTTCCGGTGCGATCGCAACCCGCAAACTCCAAGCCGCCGATCCTGCTGATATGTTTTAGAACTAGGGGAGTGGGGAATAGGGAATAGGGAATAGGGAAGAATTTTTACAACTCCTAACTCCTAACTCCTAACTCCTAACTCCTAACTCCTAACTCCTAACTCCTAACTCCTAACTCCTAACTCCCCACCCCCCAAATATGCTTCCCGTCATCTCCATCCAGAATCTCGACCACCATTTTGGTCAAGGCTCACTCCGTAAGCAAGTTTTATCTAACATCAACCTGGAGATTAACGCTGGTGAAATTATTATTATGACTGGGCCCTCTGGTTCTGGAAAGACTACCTTGCTGACCTTAGTAGGTGGATTACGTTCTACCCAATCTGGTAGTTTGCGGGTATTGGGGCGAGAGCTTTGTGGCTCTAGTACTGAACAACTAGTGCAGGCGCGACGCCGTAACGGTTATATTTTCCAAGCACATAACTTGCATAGTAGTTTAACAGCACTCCAAAACGTCAAAATGGCTTTGGAATTGCATAAACATCTTGGCTTAAAAAAGATGCTAGCTAGGTCAGCCCAAATGCTAGAGCAGGTAGGATTAGGAAATCATTTGCATTACTATCCTGATAAACTGTCTGGGGGACAAAAACAAAGAGTAGCGATCGCTCGTGCCTTAGTTAGTCATCCTCAAATAATCCTAGCGGATGAACCCACAGCCGCCCTTGACAGTCAATCAGGACGGAATGTAGTCAATCTCATGCATAAACTGGCAAAAGAACAAGGCTGTACCATCTTGATGGTTACTCATGACAACCGCATCCTAGATATTGCCGATCGCATCGTTCACATGGAAGATGGCAAACTCAAGCCAAAAGTAAAACTATCAGCTTAGAGTTGATAAGCCTTTATTAATGGAGCTTCTCAACTCGGAATGAGAAAATTTTAGGTAAAATCACTGTTGTTTTACGTTATTTTACACCCAACACTCATATCAATATTAGTAATATCTGTTACAAGTGTATAAACAAGGATTAAGGATTAGATAAACTGAAAATCCTAGAAATAATTTATACCATATATCAATAAAATCTATGATAGGGTGGGCAAGATGCCCACCCTAATTGTGCAAATTAAATGCTCAACAGCTAACTAAATCTAGCTTTTCCCATATTTTTTAGGTTATTTCTCACACTCTCCCCCTACCCTTGGTTTACCTGGGTTGGGTGATTTGCCTACACCAACTTTAACCTAATAGTGTAGTATGAGTGTCCAGTTGAACAAGTGTGCAATTGATTCCAAGAATTTCTTCAAGTATTATTATCTAATGGTTAAAGCCCAAGAGGTGTCTTTTGTTGCCTAACAAATGATACCTATGGCAAGTCATAAGAGCATCTTTGCCATTAATTTAGTTAAAATTTAAGCTCATTACCAATGTAATACACCTTGATTATTAAAGTTAATCCCAATTCACTCGATTACAGTTACAAATCATTCTCCTTTATCTCTTACACCCTGCCTTTGTCCTATCCATAAGTCACTGACGGATTTCCCAATATTTATGGTTTTCAACAACATCTACTTCAAACAGGAAACATTAGTAAAAATAAGCTAGTCTATTTTGCAACACAAGTAAGGGATTTTTGTAGCTCTATGATGATTGAGAAAAGCGCTAGTAGTTCAAACAAGAAGTTGCTCGGTTTTGATGTCAAGAGTTTGACAGCCAATCGCCGTGCAATAAATGTGTTAAAGGGAATATTTGCTGTTCTCCCTCTCACCTTCGCATTGCCTGTAGAAGCTTTACAAGTACAGGTGACTCCAACTAATCCTAAATTAGGGGATACGCTTTCGGTAGAGATTAATCTAGATAATCCCGATAATAGTACAAATCCAACAGTAGTTAGTGGTAAGAATACGTACCCAGCCTTTGAAATTGCCCCCAATCAGTATCGGGCTTTTGTTCCCACAACTCCGCTAGAGAAAGCTGGAACTAGAACACTTCGGGTTACAGGGGATGGTCAAGTACAAAACTTGGCAGTGAATGTGCTTAATCGCAAGTTCCCCGTACAACGGATTACTTTGCCACCTGGCAAAGCCGGAGTGGATGCCACAGAGCATGAACTTAAGCGTGTGGCAGCTTTCAAGGCACTACAAACACCAGAAAAGTATTGGAATGGAGTATTTCTAAAGCCAAATGCAGGGCGGATGAGTACAACCTATGGTGTACGTCGCTACTATAATGGTAAATTTGCAAAGGACTACTATCATCGTGGTCTTGACTACGCTGGTGCTACCGGTTCATCCGTAATTGCCCCAGCCCCTGGGCGAGTTGCTTTGGTAGGTAGGGTATCTCAAGGGTTTAGGGTACACGGTAACGTAGTTGGCATTGACCACGGTCAAGGAGTAACCAGTATTTTCATGCACCTAAGTCGTATTAACGTTAAAGAAGGTGATTTTGTGAAAGCTGGTCAACTAATTGGCGCAGTAGGTTCGACAGGTGCTTCTACGGGGCCGCACTTGCACTGGGGTCTGTATGTTAACGGACAATCTGTTGATCCAACACCTTGGCGAACTAAGGTCGTTAAGTAGTAGAGGCGGAGTTGATCGCGTCTGTACATAATTTGTATTTTGTTTGCTGAGAACTACACAAAATATAATTGGATTGATACCGTCTCTACCTTGCTTGGCTAACATAAATGATGATAAGCATTATGAGTATCGAAAAAATTGTAGAACAAGCTCTCCAGGATGGTTATTTAACACCAGCAATGGAAGCAGAAGTAGGTAGAATCTGTGACAACGCCTCGGAACTCTCAATTGAAGAGTATATGGCCTTGGATCGGCTGATGGGTTCGCTATTGACTGGTGAGGTAGTGGCGGTACCTCGCAAACAATTTATTAACGTTATGGAAGAATTGGTACTGACGGAAGCGATCGCACGAGTCGCAGAAATCGAAGCTACTAGCGAAAGTTCTCTAGATGTGGGCGATATTGCTGCTTACGCCCTCAACAGGCTACCACCTTTATATGCTACTACAGAAGAAGGTGCTAACTTCCAGCGCCAAACGGCTCAGGCACAACTGCAAG
It includes:
- a CDS encoding M23 family metallopeptidase, encoding MIEKSASSSNKKLLGFDVKSLTANRRAINVLKGIFAVLPLTFALPVEALQVQVTPTNPKLGDTLSVEINLDNPDNSTNPTVVSGKNTYPAFEIAPNQYRAFVPTTPLEKAGTRTLRVTGDGQVQNLAVNVLNRKFPVQRITLPPGKAGVDATEHELKRVAAFKALQTPEKYWNGVFLKPNAGRMSTTYGVRRYYNGKFAKDYYHRGLDYAGATGSSVIAPAPGRVALVGRVSQGFRVHGNVVGIDHGQGVTSIFMHLSRINVKEGDFVKAGQLIGAVGSTGASTGPHLHWGLYVNGQSVDPTPWRTKVVK
- a CDS encoding late competence development ComFB family protein, which encodes MSIEKIVEQALQDGYLTPAMEAEVGRICDNASELSIEEYMALDRLMGSLLTGEVVAVPRKQFINVMEELVLTEAIARVAEIEATSESSLDVGDIAAYALNRLPPLYATTEEGANFQRQTAQAQLQDLISQQISEAINRYLDRPDFFPERQALGKNTGNEVVRQVSALLQTYAPNFEQK
- a CDS encoding DevA family ABC transporter ATP-binding protein, which codes for MLPVISIQNLDHHFGQGSLRKQVLSNINLEINAGEIIIMTGPSGSGKTTLLTLVGGLRSTQSGSLRVLGRELCGSSTEQLVQARRRNGYIFQAHNLHSSLTALQNVKMALELHKHLGLKKMLARSAQMLEQVGLGNHLHYYPDKLSGGQKQRVAIARALVSHPQIILADEPTAALDSQSGRNVVNLMHKLAKEQGCTILMVTHDNRILDIADRIVHMEDGKLKPKVKLSA